The sequence taagACCTATGAGATCaaaccaaaatatcaaaactCAAAATACCAAAACTTAACTCGAACATAGACCCGAACACTCACTCCTAGCCTAAGGAATCTACATACGATTAACaatatatgatttataacaTTATCCTCATAAAGAACATTTTTATACGATCTATTAacaaaatatgatttattatagcattattcattaaaaaaaaactatcaatatgatttattataacattatcttcataaatatatataaagagcattatcttcataaaataaatctatcaatatgatttattataacattatcttcagaaatatatataaagagcATTATCTTCATAAAACAAATCTATCAATATGATTTATCGTAACATTATCTTCTTGATTCTCTTAACAAACCGTTTTTGTAATAGGAAACTGCAACGATGATATATAGGATAATCCtctcattttttttagaaaattaaaatagccctttatatatatatacaactcaATAGGTTATAGCCTCACTTCTGTAGAATCAAACTTGAGAGCTAAACCCTTAAAACGATGTCAAATAACTATGAAGATGGGGGAGTTTACTATGATCCAGACGAAACCATGTTCAATAACGATGAAGATGGAGGAATTTACTTTGATCCTGAAGACCACGAACTCATCAAATATCATCTACTACCCAAGTTAGAAACGTATCTACAACCCAAGTCGAAAGATGAAGAGTGTGAAGACTTCATCGTGATGAAGAACGTTTACGATAAGGAGCCATGGTTGCTGGACCATACCAATCATCCGTTGTTCAAGAAGAACGAGTGGTTTTATTTCGTGACAAGGACTCAAGTGTCAGTGAAGAACATTGGTCGTGGTAGGAACTCAAAGCGGAGGATCGCCGGGGACAACGATGGTGGGAGTTGGAAGCCTAACgctaaaaaatatattgaggacgaagagagaaagaagaccaTAATAGGGAAAAAGCAAACTCTAAAGTTCACTAAAAGCGACAACAATAAGAGGCAGAAGAGAGGAGACGGTACTTCTGCTGCCGTTCCTGGGAGCACTAGTAGCTGGATTATGTACGAGTATTCGCTACCGGACGAAAATACGTTTCAAGAACTGGTCCTGT comes from Brassica rapa cultivar Chiifu-401-42 chromosome A02, CAAS_Brap_v3.01, whole genome shotgun sequence and encodes:
- the LOC117132032 gene encoding NAC domain-containing protein 6-like; protein product: MSNNYEDGGVYYDPDETMFNNDEDGGIYFDPEDHELIKYHLLPKLETYLQPKSKDEECEDFIVMKNVYDKEPWLLDHTNHPLFKKNEWFYFVTRTQVSVKNIGRGRNSKRRIAGDNDGGSWKPNAKKYIEDEERKKTIIGKKQTLKFTKSDNNKRQKRGDGTSAAVPGSTSSWIMYEYSLPDENTFQELVLCKIRKISNSKDEEVEAVDVTHDAEDGTGELVERFARTGLDDQQTTEKYDQQEPPMYAPSQSSDPPARLGNKSLYQ